A window from Streptomyces sp. NBC_00335 encodes these proteins:
- a CDS encoding sensor histidine kinase, translating into MPELPQPPRLPEVPDVPDVPDVPDVPQEPEPAPRTRARMFPWWTRLPTRARTALASGAAALVLAGGSAWWLHHDVYSNEMEAARGRALSQSRSVAEEFAGTRARDRESTSDIIAQNPVVIIGPQGPFRSWLLEAFPDAVDDLSPAPASARPGWATFATVRFGTPAAACTGDPTRTTTGQPVRDCLAQAAELSGQTVDMAGTSIEAHKLDPSAPNESAPPSGRYTVYVAVTRGEAARAADALVPALATAVPLAALIVALSAWVATTRALRPVEAIRTRLATVDQPGAGTRVPVPEAEDEITRLARTTNQTLDRLDAHADRQRRFIADAAHELRSPVTGLRTTLEVAVTGPQRPGTLAGALQATTRLQYLVDDLLTLARLDNASAPPPKRSPVDLTGLIRELLLELPHTRPEAAAHLTLDAPGEAVTVPGDPDQLRRLLRNLLDNAARHAGTRVAVSLDLRPGWVECTVHNDGAPIPEADRERIFDRFTRLDEARTRDTGGSGLGLAIARELAHHHRGTLAVTPADRGAAFLLRLPR; encoded by the coding sequence ATGCCTGAGCTCCCCCAGCCGCCTCGGCTCCCCGAGGTGCCCGACGTGCCCGACGTGCCCGACGTGCCCGACGTGCCGCAGGAGCCTGAGCCCGCTCCCCGGACCCGCGCCCGGATGTTCCCTTGGTGGACCCGGCTGCCCACCCGGGCCCGTACCGCCCTCGCCTCGGGCGCGGCCGCCCTGGTGCTCGCGGGCGGCAGCGCATGGTGGCTGCACCACGACGTCTACTCCAACGAGATGGAAGCCGCCCGCGGCCGCGCCCTGTCCCAGTCCCGCTCGGTCGCGGAGGAGTTCGCCGGCACCCGGGCCAGGGACCGGGAATCCACCAGCGACATCATCGCCCAGAACCCCGTGGTGATCATCGGTCCGCAGGGCCCGTTCCGGTCCTGGCTCCTGGAAGCGTTCCCCGACGCCGTCGACGACCTCTCGCCCGCACCCGCCTCGGCCCGACCCGGCTGGGCCACCTTCGCAACGGTCCGTTTCGGCACGCCGGCCGCCGCGTGTACGGGAGACCCCACGCGCACCACGACCGGACAGCCCGTCCGGGACTGCCTCGCCCAAGCGGCGGAACTGAGCGGGCAGACCGTGGACATGGCCGGCACCAGCATCGAGGCGCACAAGCTCGACCCGAGCGCCCCCAACGAGTCGGCGCCTCCATCCGGCCGCTACACCGTCTACGTCGCCGTCACCCGGGGCGAGGCGGCCCGCGCCGCCGACGCGCTCGTCCCGGCCCTGGCCACCGCGGTACCGCTGGCCGCCCTGATCGTCGCCCTCAGCGCCTGGGTGGCGACCACCCGCGCCTTGCGCCCCGTAGAAGCCATCCGCACCCGCCTCGCCACCGTCGACCAGCCGGGCGCCGGCACCCGGGTCCCGGTCCCCGAGGCCGAGGACGAGATCACCCGCCTCGCCCGGACCACCAACCAGACGCTCGACCGGCTCGACGCCCACGCCGACCGACAACGCCGGTTCATCGCCGATGCCGCCCACGAACTGCGCAGCCCCGTCACCGGCCTGCGCACCACCCTGGAGGTCGCCGTCACCGGGCCCCAGCGGCCCGGCACCCTCGCGGGCGCCCTCCAGGCCACGACGAGACTGCAGTACCTCGTGGACGACCTCCTCACCCTCGCCCGCCTCGACAACGCCTCCGCGCCACCGCCGAAGAGGTCGCCGGTGGACCTCACCGGGCTCATCCGGGAACTCCTCCTCGAACTGCCCCACACCCGGCCCGAAGCCGCCGCACACCTCACCCTCGACGCCCCCGGCGAAGCCGTCACCGTCCCGGGCGACCCTGACCAACTGCGGCGCCTGCTGCGCAACCTCCTCGACAACGCGGCCCGCCACGCCGGCACCCGGGTCGCCGTCTCGCTCGACCTGCGGCCCGGATGGGTGGAGTGCACCGTCCACAACGACGGCGCCCCGATCCCCGAAGCGGACCGCGAGCGCATCTTCGACCGCTTCACCCGCCTCGACGAAGCACGGACCCGTGACACCGGCGGCAGCGGCCTCGGCCTCGCCATCGCCCGGGAGCTCGCGCACCACCACCGGGGAACCCTCGCCGTCACCCCGGCCGACCGGGGCGCGGCCTTCCTCCTCAGGCTCCCTCGGTAG
- a CDS encoding MFS transporter, translated as MTSMRPPRPSPAAPTPTPAPPPPTPPSSTPDPDPAATPVPAPGRPGRLRTAAFAAGHSCVDVYQGAVAALVPFLVSERSYGYAAASGIVLAASLLSSVVQPLFGALADRWPMPWLIPLATAAAGLGVALVGLDAGYAATLAAVALSGLGVAAYHPAAARLVRTVGGAGHGAMSWFALGGNIGFACAPLLVVGALALPGPAGWWLLAAPAALGVFLNRPPSAKRSAAGREVATPPPAASRRPRDDWRAFLRLSLVVVVRSVVFTGLSTFIALYVRERGGGESAGAAALFALFAGSAGGTLLGGRLAARWGRVTTVHRAYAAVAPAVAGILFLPLPLVYVCAALAAAALYVPFSLQVTLGQDYLPTRMGTASGVTLGLTVSVGGLASPLVGAAADAASLHTALLPLAALPLLAWALARRLPDPAEPEPAEPEPAEPELTAARG; from the coding sequence GTGACCTCCATGAGACCGCCCCGGCCCTCGCCCGCCGCCCCGACGCCCACACCCGCGCCCCCGCCCCCGACCCCGCCCTCATCGACACCCGACCCCGACCCCGCAGCCACGCCGGTCCCCGCGCCCGGCCGCCCGGGCCGGCTCCGTACGGCCGCCTTCGCCGCGGGCCACTCCTGCGTGGACGTCTACCAGGGCGCCGTGGCCGCGCTCGTCCCGTTCCTCGTCTCCGAGCGCTCGTACGGGTACGCCGCCGCGTCCGGCATCGTGCTGGCCGCCTCGCTGCTGTCCTCCGTGGTCCAGCCGCTGTTCGGAGCGCTCGCCGACCGGTGGCCGATGCCCTGGCTGATCCCGCTGGCCACCGCCGCCGCGGGACTGGGCGTGGCGCTGGTCGGACTCGACGCCGGGTACGCGGCCACGCTCGCCGCCGTCGCCCTGTCCGGGCTGGGCGTCGCCGCCTACCACCCGGCGGCCGCCCGGCTGGTCCGTACGGTGGGCGGCGCCGGGCACGGCGCGATGAGCTGGTTCGCGCTCGGCGGCAACATCGGCTTCGCGTGCGCCCCGCTGCTGGTCGTCGGCGCGCTGGCGCTGCCGGGCCCGGCGGGGTGGTGGCTGCTGGCCGCCCCGGCGGCGCTGGGCGTCTTCCTCAACCGGCCGCCGTCCGCCAAGCGTTCGGCCGCCGGCCGGGAGGTGGCGACCCCGCCCCCGGCCGCGTCCCGGCGCCCCCGCGACGACTGGCGGGCCTTCCTGCGGCTGTCCCTGGTCGTCGTCGTGCGCTCGGTGGTCTTCACCGGCCTGAGCACCTTCATCGCCCTGTACGTCCGCGAGCGCGGCGGCGGCGAGAGTGCCGGCGCCGCGGCCCTGTTCGCCCTCTTCGCCGGGAGCGCCGGCGGCACCCTCCTGGGCGGCCGGCTGGCCGCCCGCTGGGGGCGGGTCACCACCGTCCACCGCGCCTACGCGGCGGTGGCGCCGGCCGTCGCGGGCATCCTCTTCCTGCCGCTCCCGTTGGTGTACGTCTGCGCAGCGCTGGCCGCCGCCGCGCTGTACGTGCCCTTTTCCCTCCAGGTCACGCTGGGCCAGGACTACCTGCCGACCCGCATGGGCACCGCGAGCGGAGTCACCCTGGGCCTGACCGTCAGCGTGGGCGGCCTCGCGAGCCCCCTCGTCGGCGCGGCGGCCGACGCCGCCTCGCTGCACACCGCCCTGCTCCCGCTGGCCGCGCTCCCCCTGCTGGCCTGGGCCCTGGCCCGGCGCCTGCCGGATCCCGCGGAGCCGGAGCCCGCGGAGCCGGAGCCCGCGGAGCCGGAGCTCACTGCGGCCCGGGGGTGA
- a CDS encoding TfuA domain-containing protein, with protein MSGPRVIVYAGPTISAADVHAVLPGADVRPPAGRGDLLAEQWHPGDVVVVVDGYFRERRSVGHKEILQVLTEGAEVIGAASMGALRAAELAPCGMRGLGTVFTMYASGEIDGDDEVGVLHGPAEMGYPAQTVALVNLRYGCKEGAETELIAPDAGRRIVAAAAALPFTHRGWKDIEQALDEDDHESLRTLEEMIASGVWDLKRLDAMAALRAIASRGAVTPGPVAPEVPFTGISRTQSLVRRTRREHSPGRWMSDLDVLDAARLFDEGYPALHEEVLTGLLEELAGARGMTLETYARAKLGLDGRSPLPDSLARWFTEQELAGLPVADRIRLLMVRVWPVWQSVDWRPTVLARMRDSGRWGEWSALVVRADGAAEETRPKLVVPPPPMCAKLFLRHWQGRGTSPDVEMARRGFTGLDGLGGAVPRFFALDVLRGRERRNAAAR; from the coding sequence GTGAGCGGGCCCAGGGTGATCGTCTACGCGGGGCCGACGATCTCGGCCGCCGACGTCCACGCGGTGCTCCCCGGGGCGGACGTACGGCCGCCCGCGGGCCGGGGCGACCTCCTCGCCGAGCAGTGGCACCCCGGAGACGTGGTCGTGGTCGTCGACGGCTACTTCCGGGAGCGCCGCTCCGTCGGCCACAAGGAGATCCTCCAGGTGCTCACCGAGGGCGCGGAGGTGATCGGCGCCGCGAGCATGGGCGCACTGCGGGCCGCGGAGCTCGCCCCGTGCGGCATGCGGGGCCTCGGCACCGTCTTCACCATGTACGCCTCGGGCGAGATCGACGGGGACGACGAGGTGGGGGTCCTGCACGGCCCGGCCGAGATGGGGTACCCGGCGCAGACCGTGGCCCTGGTGAACCTCCGCTACGGCTGCAAGGAGGGCGCCGAGACCGAGCTGATCGCACCCGACGCCGGCCGCCGGATCGTGGCGGCGGCCGCGGCGCTGCCCTTCACCCACCGCGGCTGGAAGGACATCGAGCAGGCCCTGGACGAGGATGACCACGAGTCTTTGCGGACCCTGGAGGAGATGATCGCCTCGGGCGTCTGGGACCTCAAACGGCTCGACGCGATGGCAGCGCTGCGCGCGATCGCGAGCCGGGGCGCCGTGACCCCCGGTCCGGTCGCGCCCGAGGTGCCCTTCACCGGCATCAGCCGGACCCAGTCCCTGGTCCGGCGGACCCGCCGGGAGCACTCTCCCGGCCGGTGGATGTCGGACCTCGACGTGCTGGACGCCGCCCGGCTGTTCGACGAGGGGTACCCCGCGCTGCACGAGGAGGTGCTGACCGGATTGCTGGAGGAGCTCGCCGGCGCCAGGGGCATGACGCTCGAAACGTACGCACGGGCCAAGCTCGGGCTCGACGGCCGGTCGCCGCTGCCGGACTCCCTGGCCCGCTGGTTCACGGAGCAGGAACTGGCCGGGCTCCCCGTCGCCGACCGGATCCGGCTCCTCATGGTGCGGGTGTGGCCGGTGTGGCAGTCGGTCGACTGGCGGCCGACGGTCCTGGCACGCATGCGGGACTCCGGGCGCTGGGGCGAGTGGTCCGCTCTCGTCGTCCGGGCCGACGGGGCCGCGGAGGAGACCCGGCCCAAACTCGTGGTCCCGCCGCCGCCGATGTGCGCGAAGCTCTTCCTGCGCCACTGGCAGGGGCGCGGCACCTCACCGGACGTCGAAATGGCCCGCCGCGGATTCACCGGGCTCGACGGGCTCGGCGGGGCGGTCCCGAGGTTCTTCGCCCTGGACGTCCTGCGGGGCCGCGAACGCCGCAACGCGGCGGCGCGTTGA
- a CDS encoding AraC family transcriptional regulator — translation MQKIRHTPRAATSIRELDTHHGIDPHRHDDHQICYAGSGVVSVTTDAGTWVAPTTRALWIPAGTVHEHRAFGRVDLHSVGLPTRLNPLSLSAPAVLAVGPLLRELILAYTRAPQDDTAERRRMLAVLLDQLRASPLQPLHLPAPADPRLAAVCALLHADPADRRGLAELSAQAGAGAGERTLSRLFRSELGMTFPQWRTQLRLHHALRLLAVDTPVTAVAHRCGWSSTSAFIDVFRRAFGHTPGAHAKRG, via the coding sequence ATGCAGAAAATCCGCCACACCCCGCGCGCAGCGACGAGCATCCGCGAGCTCGACACCCACCACGGCATCGATCCGCACCGCCACGACGACCACCAGATCTGCTACGCCGGTTCCGGGGTGGTGTCCGTGACCACCGACGCCGGCACCTGGGTGGCCCCGACCACCCGAGCCCTGTGGATCCCGGCCGGGACCGTGCACGAGCACCGCGCCTTCGGCCGCGTCGACCTGCACAGCGTGGGCCTGCCCACCCGCCTCAACCCGCTCTCCCTCTCCGCCCCCGCCGTGCTCGCCGTCGGCCCCCTGCTGCGCGAACTGATCCTGGCCTACACCCGGGCCCCGCAGGACGACACCGCCGAGCGGCGCCGGATGCTCGCGGTGCTCCTCGACCAGCTGCGGGCCTCGCCGCTCCAGCCGCTGCACCTGCCCGCTCCCGCGGACCCCCGGCTGGCCGCGGTGTGCGCGCTGCTGCACGCCGATCCGGCCGACCGGCGCGGGCTGGCGGAGCTCTCCGCGCAGGCCGGGGCCGGGGCGGGGGAGCGGACCCTGAGCCGGCTGTTCCGCTCCGAGCTGGGCATGACGTTCCCCCAGTGGCGGACCCAGTTGCGGCTGCACCACGCGCTGCGGCTGCTGGCGGTCGACACCCCCGTCACTGCGGTCGCGCACCGCTGCGGCTGGTCCTCGACCAGCGCGTTCATCGACGTGTTCCGGCGGGCCTTCGGCCACACGCCGGGGGCGCACGCCAAGAGGGGCTGA
- a CDS encoding YcaO-like family protein: MQTDDAPLAWLATPADRSVHRLPGTDRAQPPKATWEMATRAAAKVGVTRVADITRLDSIGIPTFQAIRPLSRTLAVSQGKGMTPELARLSAVMESVETWHVEQPAPPSLTATPRTLRTQLGYEVSALAPSAPSLLHEGLPLDWVAARSLVDGARTLVPVNVVRLTLEEHTDWNPPVFFESTNGLAGGNTRIEAALHALCEVIERDAMTAAVTGGGEMGVRVDPRSLGSPVADELCTLIERADVTLEVRLVPSPTGLPCFLAWVASEEYPALMFGFGCHLSPEIALTRAVSEAAQARLAYISGARDDLREDFGQVDAGRLRSARSGPAAADLRGLVDDPVPHDSLAGALAHVVRRAAEAFSHPPLLVDLTREEIGVPVVKVVAPGSRVCPEVL; encoded by the coding sequence GTGCAGACCGACGATGCACCCCTGGCCTGGCTCGCCACACCGGCGGACCGCTCCGTACACCGGCTCCCGGGCACGGACAGGGCCCAACCACCCAAAGCCACATGGGAGATGGCGACCCGCGCCGCGGCCAAGGTGGGCGTCACCCGGGTCGCCGACATCACCCGGCTCGACTCCATCGGCATCCCGACCTTCCAGGCGATCCGGCCGCTCTCCAGGACGCTGGCCGTCTCCCAGGGCAAGGGGATGACCCCCGAACTGGCCAGGCTCTCGGCCGTGATGGAGTCGGTGGAGACCTGGCACGTGGAACAGCCGGCCCCGCCCTCACTGACCGCGACCCCCCGCACGCTCCGTACGCAACTGGGGTACGAGGTATCCGCGTTGGCGCCCTCCGCGCCGAGCCTGCTGCACGAGGGGCTGCCGCTGGACTGGGTGGCGGCCAGATCCCTGGTCGACGGAGCGCGCACCCTCGTCCCCGTGAACGTCGTCCGGCTGACGCTGGAGGAGCACACCGACTGGAACCCGCCGGTGTTCTTCGAGTCGACCAACGGCCTGGCCGGCGGGAACACCCGGATCGAAGCCGCTCTGCACGCGCTCTGCGAGGTCATCGAGCGCGACGCGATGACGGCCGCGGTCACCGGGGGCGGGGAGATGGGCGTACGCGTGGACCCGCGCTCCCTCGGGTCGCCGGTGGCCGACGAGCTGTGCACGCTGATCGAACGGGCCGACGTCACCCTGGAGGTCCGCCTCGTCCCGTCGCCCACCGGCCTGCCGTGCTTCCTGGCCTGGGTCGCGAGCGAGGAGTACCCGGCGTTGATGTTCGGCTTCGGCTGCCACCTCAGCCCGGAGATCGCCCTCACCCGAGCCGTCTCCGAAGCGGCGCAGGCCAGGCTCGCGTACATCTCGGGGGCCCGCGACGACCTTCGCGAGGACTTCGGGCAGGTGGACGCCGGCCGGCTGCGGAGCGCGCGCTCCGGCCCGGCGGCCGCCGATCTCAGGGGCCTCGTGGACGATCCCGTCCCGCACGACAGTCTGGCCGGCGCCCTCGCCCACGTGGTGCGCCGGGCGGCCGAAGCCTTCTCCCATCCGCCCCTCCTCGTCGACCTGACGCGCGAGGAGATCGGGGTCCCGGTCGTCAAGGTCGTGGCTCCGGGGAGCCGCGTATGCCCGGAGGTGCTGTAG
- a CDS encoding polysaccharide deacetylase family protein gives MNRSFKRPVRDTSSRRIVMAAAALLVTTLTGCSTLNGVVSPAAVRAEAVRSLGKPGSGHASGPVDCNVAKCVALTFDGGPSEPTPHLLDYLKRENVPATFFLQGKGHTDTYPDTVRRMADEGHEIANHTWSHENLTELTPDQIRAEIEPVQKDIEKATGRAPTLMRPPGGATNDEVKKVMKELGLAQILWSVTAKDYATTDSALIEQRVLDQTKRDGIILLHERYSGTIPAVPEIVRELRDRGYTFVTVSQLLAPAHPEPGKVYRP, from the coding sequence ATGAATCGCTCGTTCAAGCGCCCCGTGCGCGACACTTCCTCCCGGCGCATCGTCATGGCGGCGGCCGCGCTCCTGGTGACGACTCTCACCGGCTGCTCCACCCTGAACGGGGTCGTCTCGCCGGCAGCCGTCCGCGCCGAGGCGGTCCGCTCCCTCGGCAAGCCCGGTTCAGGGCACGCGTCCGGCCCGGTGGACTGCAACGTCGCCAAGTGCGTGGCCCTCACCTTCGACGGCGGCCCGAGCGAGCCGACGCCCCACCTGCTCGACTACCTGAAACGGGAAAACGTCCCGGCCACCTTCTTCCTCCAGGGGAAAGGCCACACGGACACCTACCCCGACACCGTGCGCCGCATGGCCGACGAGGGTCACGAAATAGCGAACCACACCTGGTCGCACGAGAACCTCACCGAACTCACCCCTGACCAAATACGGGCAGAAATAGAGCCGGTGCAGAAGGACATAGAGAAGGCGACGGGCCGTGCACCCACCCTCATGCGCCCTCCGGGCGGCGCCACCAATGACGAGGTGAAGAAGGTGATGAAGGAACTCGGCCTGGCCCAGATCCTGTGGAGCGTCACCGCGAAGGACTACGCGACCACCGACAGCGCACTCATCGAGCAGCGCGTACTCGACCAGACCAAGCGGGACGGGATCATCCTGCTCCACGAGCGCTACTCCGGAACCATCCCCGCCGTCCCCGAGATCGTCCGCGAACTCCGCGACCGCGGGTACACCTTCGTGACCGTCTCCCAACTCCTCGCGCCCGCCCACCCCGAGCCCGGCAAGGTCTACCGTCCCTGA
- a CDS encoding FAD-dependent monooxygenase translates to MAHTPTTDVLITGAGPVGLSAAAELRRHGVSCRLVDRLPARLPYAKAVGIQPRTLEIWDRMGLARTVLETAVSLRGQLIYVNGTERARIELMLPPEVPYRFAALPQYETERILEEHLAALGTVIERGTELLSFTQDGDGDADGPGGVTSLLRTASGGEEELRTRYLIGCDGAHSTVRKGLGLSYEGGAFAEEYMLADVVTDWDLPGGYGVRSTHQGADGSTDDLLVCIPLPGRGRYRMSMLVPPELSAEPSDGRAGGSPGGPGAGDGVLHGLEGGRVPELSHIQAVVDRLAPVPATVSGMRWSSVFRISHRIVDRYGDGRVFVAGDAAHIHPPTGAQGMNTGIQDACNLAWKLALTLRGSAGPALPASYDAERRPVGEEVVGRTVRHATQGMESDEDDPRTVLLREAQLLVGYRGGPLAGSPFGPDGAPQPGERAPDCSGLTLPLAAYPSRLLDVLRGRVGHVVILYGADGAALAEAAEQARTAGSPLAEDGADGSGTLGPPTLAVLAVLAVLAREAALDAAAGLPAAVPGYRDAAGEFARLYGADGPTGFLVRPDGYLGARFPLPGTATALSGYLASLSAPAGPGS, encoded by the coding sequence ATGGCGCACACCCCGACGACCGACGTGCTGATCACGGGAGCGGGTCCGGTCGGACTCAGCGCGGCCGCGGAACTGCGCCGGCACGGCGTGAGCTGCCGCCTCGTCGACCGGCTGCCGGCCCGCCTCCCGTACGCGAAGGCGGTCGGCATCCAGCCGCGCACACTGGAGATCTGGGACCGGATGGGCCTGGCGCGCACCGTCTTGGAGACCGCCGTGTCCCTGCGCGGTCAGCTGATCTACGTCAACGGCACCGAGCGCGCCCGGATCGAGCTCATGCTGCCCCCCGAAGTGCCGTACCGGTTCGCCGCGCTGCCTCAGTACGAGACCGAGCGCATCCTCGAAGAGCACCTCGCGGCACTGGGCACCGTCATCGAACGCGGCACCGAACTGCTGTCGTTCACCCAGGACGGGGACGGCGACGCGGACGGGCCCGGCGGCGTCACCAGCCTGCTGCGCACCGCTTCCGGCGGCGAGGAGGAGCTGCGCACCCGCTACCTGATCGGCTGCGACGGAGCGCACAGCACCGTGCGTAAGGGGCTGGGACTCTCCTACGAGGGCGGGGCCTTCGCCGAGGAGTACATGCTGGCCGACGTCGTGACCGACTGGGACCTGCCCGGCGGATACGGCGTGCGCTCCACGCACCAGGGCGCCGACGGGTCCACCGACGACCTGCTGGTGTGCATCCCGCTGCCCGGCCGGGGCCGCTACCGCATGTCGATGCTGGTCCCGCCCGAACTCTCCGCGGAGCCGAGCGATGGACGAGCGGGAGGATCACCCGGGGGCCCCGGAGCGGGCGACGGAGTGCTGCACGGGCTGGAGGGCGGCCGGGTTCCCGAGCTGTCCCACATCCAGGCCGTCGTCGACCGCCTGGCCCCCGTCCCGGCCACGGTCTCCGGCATGCGCTGGTCCTCCGTGTTCCGCATCAGCCACCGCATCGTCGACCGCTACGGCGACGGCCGCGTCTTCGTCGCGGGCGACGCCGCCCACATCCACCCGCCCACCGGCGCCCAGGGCATGAACACCGGAATCCAGGACGCCTGCAACCTGGCCTGGAAGCTCGCGCTCACCCTCCGGGGCTCGGCCGGGCCCGCCCTGCCCGCGAGTTACGACGCCGAGCGCCGCCCCGTCGGCGAGGAGGTCGTCGGCCGGACCGTGCGGCACGCGACCCAGGGCATGGAGAGCGACGAGGACGATCCGCGGACCGTGCTGCTCCGCGAGGCCCAGCTGCTCGTCGGCTACCGCGGGGGACCGCTCGCCGGCAGCCCGTTCGGCCCGGACGGCGCGCCCCAGCCCGGCGAACGGGCCCCGGACTGCTCCGGGTTGACCCTGCCGCTCGCCGCCTACCCCTCGCGGCTGCTCGACGTCCTGCGCGGACGGGTCGGCCACGTGGTGATCCTGTACGGGGCCGACGGCGCGGCCCTGGCCGAGGCCGCCGAGCAGGCCCGGACCGCGGGGTCTCCACTGGCGGAGGACGGCGCGGACGGGAGCGGCACCCTCGGCCCGCCGACCCTGGCCGTCCTGGCCGTCCTGGCCGTCCTGGCCCGTGAGGCCGCACTCGACGCTGCCGCCGGCCTGCCCGCCGCCGTCCCCGGATACCGGGACGCCGCCGGGGAGTTCGCCCGGCTCTACGGCGCCGACGGCCCGACCGGATTCCTCGTGCGCCCGGACGGGTACCTCGGCGCCCGCTTCCCGCTGCCCGGCACGGCGACAGCCCTGTCCGGCTACCTGGCCTCGCTGTCCGCGCCGGCCGGCCCCGGGTCCTGA
- a CDS encoding alpha/beta hydrolase family protein codes for MPPRSLRRCVLPVTAVAAVTLGTACGSSQPEVVGSARISTQDGTARSARLTYDFGDTAYAPPGLDGKRTELKAAVTYPRELGGGKHPLVMMLHGWGDTCAAGDEPVRGQGWPCAKGAEPVDNHLGYSYLAEALAEKGYVVVSVAANGIQAQEKNQGHTARAALLDKHLEMWKQLSTGEGPLRALSGFTGRVDLDRVGTLGHSRGGGGVLAQALDSHELPPGVTLRGALAFAPAMNGIDAAKERITRVPLSLVAGTCDAMWEVSKVPMAMAAGNPDVEHHDVPGGNHNFFNTVWTPGTGPAFATDDVAIEKRRRPGGRCESTNGTGSPRQLGPAEQRETAIRYATAFFDKHLK; via the coding sequence ATGCCCCCTCGCTCCCTGCGCCGCTGCGTCCTCCCCGTGACGGCCGTCGCCGCGGTCACCCTGGGAACCGCCTGCGGCAGCTCCCAGCCCGAGGTCGTCGGCTCGGCCCGGATATCCACGCAGGACGGCACGGCCCGTTCGGCCCGGCTCACGTACGACTTCGGTGACACCGCCTACGCGCCTCCCGGCCTGGACGGCAAGCGCACGGAGCTGAAGGCCGCCGTCACCTACCCGCGCGAGCTGGGCGGGGGGAAGCACCCCCTGGTGATGATGCTGCACGGCTGGGGCGACACCTGCGCCGCGGGCGACGAGCCGGTCCGCGGGCAGGGCTGGCCGTGCGCCAAGGGCGCCGAGCCGGTCGACAACCACCTGGGGTACTCCTACCTGGCCGAGGCACTGGCCGAGAAGGGCTACGTCGTGGTGTCGGTCGCGGCCAACGGCATCCAGGCCCAGGAGAAGAACCAGGGGCACACCGCGCGTGCGGCCCTGCTGGACAAGCACCTGGAGATGTGGAAGCAACTCTCCACCGGGGAAGGCCCGCTGCGGGCGCTCAGCGGGTTCACCGGCCGTGTGGACCTGGACCGGGTCGGCACGCTCGGGCACTCGCGCGGCGGCGGGGGCGTCCTCGCCCAGGCGCTGGACAGCCACGAACTCCCGCCCGGCGTGACCCTCCGGGGCGCACTCGCCTTCGCGCCCGCCATGAACGGCATCGACGCCGCCAAGGAACGCATCACCCGCGTTCCCCTCTCGCTGGTCGCCGGAACCTGCGACGCCATGTGGGAGGTCAGCAAGGTCCCCATGGCGATGGCCGCCGGGAACCCGGACGTCGAACACCACGACGTGCCCGGCGGCAACCACAACTTCTTCAACACGGTCTGGACCCCCGGCACCGGGCCCGCTTTCGCGACGGACGATGTCGCCATCGAGAAGCGCCGGCGTCCCGGAGGCCGGTGCGAGAGCACGAACGGGACGGGCAGTCCCCGGCAGCTGGGGCCCGCGGAGCAGCGCGAGACCGCGATCCGCTACGCGACCGCGTTCTTCGACAAGCACCTGAAGTAG
- a CDS encoding DUF6434 domain-containing protein, whose translation MSTNQGEVRPAPSPELSGAELARWYWTLAELSALARRMGLSTGGGKAAVTARIAAALDGLPAPAPVPAAGRPARGAGRQLAAPVDGASVIPPGQRCSQVLREYFVREIGPGFHFDAFMRDYVAQGAGRTLAEAVAHWHATRERAAQPQEIGAQFELNRFLRDWHARHPEGTRPQALAAWRAHRSSPRKAAVTPGPQ comes from the coding sequence GTGAGTACGAATCAAGGTGAAGTGCGCCCCGCTCCGAGCCCGGAGCTGAGCGGGGCGGAGCTGGCGCGCTGGTACTGGACTCTGGCCGAACTCAGCGCGCTGGCACGCCGGATGGGCCTCTCCACCGGAGGCGGGAAGGCGGCGGTCACGGCCCGGATCGCCGCCGCGCTGGACGGGCTCCCGGCCCCGGCGCCGGTCCCGGCCGCCGGTCGGCCCGCCCGCGGTGCGGGCCGGCAGCTCGCCGCGCCCGTGGACGGTGCCAGCGTCATTCCGCCGGGGCAGCGGTGCAGCCAGGTGCTGCGGGAGTACTTCGTCCGGGAGATCGGGCCCGGCTTCCACTTCGACGCCTTCATGCGGGACTACGTGGCCCAGGGGGCGGGGCGCACCCTCGCCGAGGCGGTCGCCCACTGGCACGCCACCCGGGAGCGGGCGGCGCAACCCCAGGAGATCGGGGCCCAGTTCGAGCTGAACCGGTTCCTGAGGGACTGGCACGCCCGGCACCCCGAGGGCACCCGCCCGCAGGCCCTGGCCGCCTGGCGGGCGCACCGCTCCAGCCCCCGGAAGGCCGCCGTCACCCCCGGGCCGCAGTGA